The window ATCATCACATGTACAAGATATTGAGTTTACAAGAGAGCTTCAGAAAAGTGGACCATTGCATGTAAAAAGGTATTAAGGTTTACAAGGATAAGAGATGGAGGGAGCACTGGTCTTGATATATAACTAAATCCATTCATGAAAATTACAAATGGAAGCAACTTCAATGTGCATAGAAAGCATTTTACTGGAGAAGGTATTGCAGTTACTCCTTTCAAAATCAGAGACATTTTTTCACTTGctttttttaagatgattaaAAAATGAACGATCTAATTGAGTATATAAACAAAAAGCACTAGAAATGGTGGCAGGAGATCTTTCAAGCATATATTCTAACAGACCTCATTATATAAACTTCCTGGGAGAACTCCCTAAGCATTTCTGCACTGACACGCTCAGGCTTGAGCACTTTGATGGCTACTTCCTGACTACAATATGTGCCTCTGTACCTGAAGAGGTTAAATGATACAATCAACTGAGAACTTGCAATCCGCAGAGTAACACATATTTCAAATGGCAACTCACAGAACTTACAAATCACCATACGATCCAGATGCAACTTTGTTTTCGACTTTCAGTTGACTGGTGTCAATTTCCCAGACATCAGTTCCATCACTCGGTATTTGAACATTATCAAGAAGAGATTTGACCCCTGTTTTATTCTGCTCACCAATGAGAGAAACAGAAAGCTGATTTGGAAAGCACTGATCCTGTAGAGCATTACAAACTATCAAACATAGGCCAGCTACTATTGCTCCAGGTTGATCAATCACACGgcattttataattaatgtatGAGTGGCCGATACAGCAAAAGCATTGTTTTCAACTATTCCAACGTACATAAGTCAACAGTTGGTACCTAATATTGATCACTGCCATATGGTTTCATGCCCTAATGAAATTAGTTCATATGATGAAGATGAGCCATCCAGTTACAAGTTCCACGATCTAGAATCCCCTAATGAATACCAGTGTGTCTGAATCTACTGAATTTGAAGGGgtacttttttcttaaaagaacaGAACAAAGAGAGGACTCAAAATTAAACCTTCTATAgggcattttattatttttgggatggCGATTTCCCGAGGAATTGGATTTCAACTCTAACTAGAATGGTTAACTATTCTGAGAACATGCAACTAATGTCAAGTCTATTTGAGCATTTTAGTTGACATATACTCTGCCTGAATGGCTATGAGCAAacactacaaaaataaaatatgtttcaaGTTGAAGAAGAACATAAGCAGTATTTGGTTCTGCAAAGTGATATATTAAGAACTTTCTTTACGATTGCTTTCATCATGCAACCTATCACGCGGAAAGAGTACATCACCAATAAAATAGCCAATAACTACTATGCCACTAGACTGTAAGCAGACTGTAAGCCTAGATATACACATCTTAGTTCCCTGTTAACATCTAGTCAACTCTTTCCCCAAAAAAAGATTATTACACCTGCAAAAAGTTAACAAACTTGCCATACACTGGCATAGAAACAAGGAGAAAACTATAACCACCATGAGCTTCATTTAACAAAAGATTTTTGAGAATGTGCGGTGAAACAACAGTTACGTACTCACTTTACAAACATAATCCATACATCCTACATCCTAGAGATGGCTGATACAcatgttaattgaaataaagGGTGTTCTAGCAGCaagcattaaaataaaatagatttattttagaGATGTGCAAAACTGTAATTATGATCAACAGAGCagtaagaagaaaaattacctTAGCCTTTAAGATTTCCTTTTCTAAAGCATTTTTGAGCTCTTCAGTCTCCTAAAGTTTCCCACATGCATGATCAAGAATGTCAGTCTGGCAATTATGTCAGTATTGAAAAGAGAATAGCATAAACCAAGCATGTTGGATAAAACAATAACTTTAAAAAGGGAATAAAATTTACACAGGATgtgcatcttttttttaaccctcatattttttttgtttatttttaagcaATCAAGAATAGTAAACATTGAAAAAGATTTTGACAATAGTAAGTTGATACCACAAAATAAAAGTCACTTGATTTTTCAACCGGTGAAAAGAATAGGACAGTACCTCACAAAGCCATCCATCAACAACAAAAACGTCCAGAGAAAACCCATCAACTGTGGAAAAAGCATGAGCTTCTTGAATGTTCAATCCAATCTCCGCGAGCAGGGAAGTCAACTGgaaattatttatcaatatcTATTATCTAGTGCAATGTAAACAAGCACATGAGACAGCGAGAGTAtatattaaagtttaatgtAGTAATCGATGTAAACACAATTGTGCTCTACCAGTAGGATAATCATTCCATTAcatgtctttcttttttttcccttctaatACAGGCAAATGCAATCTTAGGCAATTGGCAATGTATGTATACTTCCGCATgtgagtgtgtgtgtatttCCATATCTATTTAGAGAATATATTATAGCTGCAGCTATACTAGCTGAAAGCCTGAGACAATCTGAAAAATTTTCACCATATTTGTCCTGAAAAACATATATAGCATGACATTATTAATCCAGAATTGTTCCCAAtacatatgaaatattatatgCAGATGATGATAGTACCAGACACCAACCTGACTAAGGAGTTTTGGCCTATCGACTGTTGAAAAGGTGATCTCGTGCATAGGCCTACAAGATAGTTTGAATATATAATACTACGGTAAACATGAATTTAAGATAACATCATACTAAGGCTAAAATCAGAAAGTTTACACTCCTAACTCATTTACACCCAACAATGTCTGGGGAAGGGGGCAATCATTCAAAGTCTATAAAAAGTCTTACCGAGAACGACACGGTGTAGAATTTATAGCACCATCTCCATCTTCAACATTATATCTAAAGGCTTGAAATGCTTCAAGATGAGGTGATGAGCCAAATGTGGGTGGTGGGAGCATTCTGCAGACAGAGAACAACAAGAATCAACACAGAAACAGCACATCACTTAGATGGACATTGACAAAAATATAACAGCATACCCCTGCTTGTTTGTAAAATAAGAACTTTGCGCATCTTCTTTCATTGTCGGATCTGAATGAACAGGATCATTAAAATTTCCATTCCAGGAAGGATACACCTGTAACACTAACAAGCCACCAATCAGACTCACACCGTTTAGCAAAAGATCAGCTAAACCCTAAACAACATTACGAACACTttatataacacaaataatatttgttGATGTTAATGAATACTACCAAATGGTAGTAGGATGAGGGTATAATATAAGGGTAATCCGCTAAGAAACCAAATATCAGTTACTACTTTTATTAACCTGAACGAGATGAACTTCAAAAGCCGGTCGATTTGCAGGATTTTCAGCCAACTGAAGTAATCTCTTGTGCATAAGCACATCTTCTGCTCTCTCCACATTCACATCCATAACATAtctacattattttaattagaattaaaaaaaaaatcaaagataaatctcataaaaattagacaagaaaagacaaaaaggaCTTGAGACGATTAATTTTACTAGAATTGAAGATCGTTCTTTTATTTACTAATTACACTACACATGAAGATAAAGAATTAAATTcgcaaaaagaaaaatcctaacatttccttctttctttctcagcaaccaaacaagaAATGACATTTGTAATTAAGTAAATTACCGAGCAGGTAAGCGATTGAAATGAAGCCAAAGGTGATCATCAAAGCCAGGAGCATTCGCTTCTTCGAAGTTCGAGTCTTGAATTCGCTTCAAAACTTCATTATACACTTCAAGCTTCTGCCtttggtgatggtgatggtgccGTCCTGGTGGATTCGCTGTAGCAGAGTACGACTCCACTGCTCTGCTTCCACAGCTCTCTACGTCGTCGTCTTCTTCAATCGACATTAATTGAATTACCAACACGACTCCGGATCGCACACGGTAGTTATGCTGCTGGCGGTGAAAGCTTCAATGAACCAAGCCACAGAGatattctttcttccttttatttatttcagtttgttttttctttattcttttccttttcactctgaaaaattattttctggATAAGCCATGTTTTATCCCTCACAATTTACCGATATTACACTCTGGTCCCCGTGATTTTAATTTTCCAATGCAAACGAGAGATCTCAAAGAACAACGTTATTTAACAAATtgatttatcattttcattCCATCTCTTTAATGactgatattatttaaaaaattgattctcGACGAAGTATATTCaatttaaagatattaaaatacactcttgaatttaaataatgtatagattttatttaataaaataagccTCCAAATTAAGTTGATTTAAAACCCTAATAGTAGATTTGAAGTAACATAATTCTTAAGATATAGTTTATAAATTTCTTAAAAGTCGTTGAATTCGAATGGCAAACCAACCATCCTTGCAAACgaaattagtttatttatacGTACAGAAGTCTTTGTTGATTTCTTAAAAATCACCAATATAATACATTATCATAACATTTTTGGCATATGATTTCCAGTCATATCTCACAACTGTACATGCTCCGTCACATTAGATCAACCGACCAATGACAACAAAAGCCCTTTATCCAGCATTTGTTAATGGGAAAGATGGTGAgtgaataaataataataatatatattgatataCAACCAAGTTGTGATTAGAGAATCATGACCACGGGAACATATTGGATAAAATGGTGTcctgatataataataatacgcATAAACTATAcatgtgttaattaattaattaatcaatcaattaattaattatatagacACACATTAagcatatttcaatatttttcctcTCCACATCTCTTTGCTAGTGCAAGATGACACAAGGAAGGAATGATGTTAAGGGGTATAACTTAAATAATTAGGTATTGaatttgcttttcaaaaattatcagtttaaatgttataaattttaagcttattgaaaatttatataaccATTTACttcaaatctttaaaaaattaactgaaatacatataaattaatCCCAAcatctagaattaaaaaaaaaatacacaaggaATCGGCTCTGCTCCTGCTATTGAATTGCTCGTGGACAAGGCATCTGGGGTAGTTGGAATCTTTCCCGTGGAGGATGATGTCTTCAATTTCCATTGACTCGAATCCAAAATGCTGAGTTAAATACCACGTGGAAAGCTATTGACATTTGATGCCTGAGAGGagggagagggggagagagagggagagggggagagggggagagggggagggagagggggagagagagccATTAGTGACTGCAAATTTATGTGATGTTTTTGTCCCTTGTTTAATAAGGAGTGCAAGGCACCTTATCcacatgaagaagaagaaataaaataaaaatggatgcGGTCCTATTTGCCGACGTGGGGATTTCTTCTTAGTTCTTACTAGTCACGTTTTATACTTTgggttaattttatatatatatatatatatatatatatatatatatataattaagatctaaaaatattaaatttttctgtAAAACTATAtccaaaatctttaattttagctGTAACGCCTGACTCATGTCAAGaatcatatttataatattaataataatattaaacttacatgatctaagtttaagtgagtctgactaTAACATTAGACTCAAGAGCTTTGGATGTGGGTCTAGTTgaaaggtcgtgtcataaaaaatataatattacataataaaattaaacaaaaaaaatattaattgaaaagaaaaaaaaacaaagcaaagcacTTTCCAATGAATAGTGTTTTGCGAGGAGGGGTACAGTAAAATCCCCTCATGAGATTACAATAATCTgatgaaaagtaaacaaaataaatcataaaatttaattcttaatcaaattgatattaaaagaaaaaattggaagaaaaaaactacttaagaaaaaaaaaatcttaatcaacTAGTTTCACCCGCCAAACctgggatccatgtcatgagagtgtgataactaaatagaaaaaaatattaacaaactaaattaaacaaaaaaatattaattaaaaataaaaaagcaaaaacaaaactataactactaatatttttttcaaatttattaattattatattagcaatattcattataataaaaataatgatatttataatacaaataatactatttttaatattaataaaaatattaaacttgcattaaCCAAGTTTAAATGGGTCTAGCTGCAACACTAAACCcaagagccttggatgtggATCTGACTGTAAggtcgtgtcatgaaagtgtaacaattaaataaaaaaaattaatattaaaaaataaaattaaacaaaaaaaattaattaaaaaaaaaaaagcaaagcacTATTCCAATGAATATTGCTTCGAGGGGTATAATAAAATCCTATCATAATATTATGataatgtaatgaaaaataaacaaaataaatcatgaaatttaattcataatcaaatcgatattaaaagatgaaattagaagaaaaaactaattaaaaaaggaaaaaaaattaaatcaactaggttaacccgccaaatcaggttaatccgtcaaacttaggatctgtgtcatgagactgtgataactaaataaaaaaattaatattaacaaactaaattaaacaaaaaaatattaattaaaaataaaaaaaacaaaaaaaaaaatataactaaaaggCATCTGTCTTTCACTGTGGATTTGTATAGTGCAATCCATAGTGAACAGTTGATCTTACTTAGTTATagttacaatattaaaagataaaattgaaaaaaaaaactaatgaaaaaaaaagaaaaaaaaaactgaatcaaccgggttaacccgccaaatcaggttaacccgtcaaacttgagATTCATGTTATGagagtatgataattaaataaaaaaattaatattgatgaactaaattaaaaaaaaattaaaaagaaaaaaaataaagaaaaaacctataaaaaaaaacctataaagaaaaactaatgaagaaaaagaaaaaaaaattctgaattaactgagttaacctatcaaatttaaGATTCGTATTCTGAAAGTttgacaactaaaaaaattaatattaacaaactaaatttaataaaaaaaataactaaaaaaaaacaaaaataaaagcataaaaaaaaaactaaaaacatcaaTCTTTACTGTGAATTATACTTTGCAGTTCACCGTAAAAAGCTTTTGCCTTTTAGCTATAGTTAATGTAGTTGGATTGGTGGAGGAGACATATCactgtgtttatttatttttgttttctagccATGACTTGCCACAGCATTCAATGTTCTCATGTTATGCATAATTTTGTGcgtttaagttaaattaaaaacaaaactaaaagggATCTTACCTGTACACAAATGCTGACGTTACTATTTACCCAAAtagtaaaattatcattttattcttaataaaaaaacacaataacttTGGTAGTGGGAGAAGAACAACCATTTCAcatggatttatttattattatcaaattaatcaaagataaaattatttttaaattttttagcataataaaaaaatttaattatccttaaaaataataataataaaacatttaacTTGTGTCCAaggttgtttttgtctttttagttttttaaacataataagATGACTTCGATACCTATAAAATTTTTAGTATCCTCATCCAAGTTTTTTTGCTATAGTTAAATTGATTTAgggatattttgataaatatataatattaaaagaaaaaattagctAGCACATGTGAAGCATCACATGTGTGTGTGAACCGCTAGCTTCTACAACAATGTTGGAAGCTTTGTGTAGCCTCCTTTCTTTTGGGGTAGCACGGTGGCGGTTGAGGCAACGGTTTGTCAATAGTggtctcttctttctttttctctacttttctctctcatccctTTAAAATCTACACGAGTCATTCAAAATGTCAGAATTGTCCTCTTATTTGTCGGTATTTCAACTTTAgacctcttttttattttttattttttatttttattcttggcCTTTTTATCAaacttctcaatttcatcattggatccataattatgatttgttattttgttttaaatatgatcccttttcttttgattttttttattctttcatgaattttatttttcttttcaattttacctttcaacTCAAAATTCTAGATAGtccttttatttactttttatttcaaattaaggGTCCTCGTTctcttaattgatatatttctttgtttttttattatttcgtatatttgatttttttttaatttcatccttcaacatttgatttgttaggagttgagtcataatttttttcatatagggTGCTTCCTGTTTAGTGACTTGGgtcataaatttgaaattttaacatagattgacatccttttttttcacttgttttttttttatttcatccttccatgttgttcattttgaaaaatgagTTGTGTGACTTTCTTCGGTTTCCTTTCAATtaagttatcatgatctcattaCCTAAGCAATAGGTTTGGCTAGGTaacttgtgtattttttttgtctctttttttttcggtttcatcctttaaaattgggttctttttaaaattagattttgttatttttctcctCATATCAGGTTATCTTATTCACATGATTTAACTCATGAATTTTTGTGGCCTTACCTAGATTTgcatgtgttttatttttttttaactcatttttgttgattgattgatttttttttattttatcattctataTTTGAATTGTTAGGGAATgactattgttatttttttcaattttctttctattaaatTGGGTCGGCCTCACCCTCTTGATTGCGAGCTTGTCTTGCTAGCTTGGGTTGACTCCaggtattttattttgttattttttaattttattttttgacattgagttatttggaatttaaatttctagtttttctaCCTTTTgacaaatgctttttttttttctagttatcaTTGCCACTATCATATAATTGAATGATACCATCTTATTGGATccaataaaattcataactcgagttgttgatgttttttccttctttataaCACACGAGTAGGAGCCACCTATGGTGAAGTACAAGCCACCTATGTAGTTATTTTCTACATTTATAAGTTAGGGTCTCAACTCACCTCCTTcactattcatataaatacTGAAGGAtgtgacttcttcttcttcttctttgcatttcacacttctttattttttttcatgtcccccctctcctttttttttttttcatttcatcatttatttctcaatttatccttaaatattttcttgtttttaattattttcataaattatttcgatttgctttctatgaggttatcactcaaataaacattttaatatttggtttgtGCTTGTACTCAATTTTACAagtgttgatttttattaacgtataattaagtaaaaaaaataattttaaaaaataaaattattaaacctaatataTTCCATAACTGAATCGCAGATTTTACGAGTTGAGTATTGAAGTCtgagtcaatctaatatgtcattatctaaaaaaacatttcaatgcAGCtcttatatagtttaattttaaattcatattaGATAAGGAGTCCGGTTAAgagattctaaaattaacacgctggatcaagtttaaaataataatattaaataatacacTCTAACTTAAACAAttcttttatgtaatttttttttaaaatcgcAACATGATACAACCATGTAAACTAATATGCAACGAATAATGTTAACTGCTACTTGTAAAATTTGGTGGCGAATAAAAAGATCAGAGAACAAAAAGGaatacatataaatatacattGAAATCAACCttatagattttattgaagtcTGACAGTTTTCTTGGCAACTCTAGCGATGTAAGTTTTGGTGGTTTACTTCGAGATGATGCAGGTTTAGTatcattcccttttttttttctgttttttctagatttcatcatttttaggtgtttttctcttaaattttatacttattctttttgttattttttttcttttctttgcaagttttttttattaatagttttttaacgattccatcctttaaaattaaattaaaaaatatttaaatttcttgattgaAATCGAGTCCAGGATTTAATGAGTTGcaagttttttagattaaatcaaGTTTAGAAAGTTTGtcttggttttttggttttttccctctttttctAAGCTAATgttttctacctttttttttttaagttttactCTTTTTTGTGGTCTTTCTTCACTTAGGTTAGCATTAAGTTATTTGATAATTCGGATAAGCTCAAGTgtggtttttctaaaaaaaattttatttttttatcagtttatttattattgctattttttttcttattatttatattatcacTTGAATCAATGACTTgggacttgaattttttttaacctaacactttttatataaaaaattagcttGGCCGACAGCGAAGCACGAAAAACATATCTAGtaaaaaccaaataaacaaCCCATAGGTGTTAAGCGAGGGTGATAGCTAGTTATGTGTAATATTTTAGTTAACAAAGCTTTTGATGGGAATAAATTTGTCATGAATGTCATAACTATGCTATAAGatattgtgtgtgtgttttactACATTAGAAATTAAGATgctttttgttgaagttttcaaaaattgattaattaaactgTATTGGTGTTTTGTTTATGATCACTAGTGTGGTATATTCTCAAACTAACtcctataaatttatttatacaatACATTCATATAATAATTACGATCCCCTCTTTCAACTCATCCTGAATTGCTTCTTGAATATAATAGTACAGTTAGGAGCAATAATTGGGCAGCAGATTATGTAAAGAAAAATGTATACCTATGGCAATAATGTTATACGTACCATGTAAGGATAGTGGCATCTGGTTCGGTTCTGGAGTTGTAAGAAGCATCTATTTAATTTTGACTGGGAGTTAGTTTCAAGCTGAGTACTGCAAATCTCTTCAGTTTATGTGAAACGTAGAAGCTTTCAGGCTGGGCCGGATCAATACATTCTTAATCCTTCATGGGATAAATATGGTAAGAACTCATAGATAGTGGATGATGGAATTGGAGAGTGTTGGGATGTAGCATGGCATAATTTAAATGCAAGAATTAATGCGAGACTAGGATTAATTGTCACATAattattaagttttaaaaatgaagTCCATACTATCaattaatcaaacaattaatgttatatgttatattttgtacaagaaaaatatagcCATAAGAGTTGCTAATCCGTAGGCAAAACAATTTCTGCCTTGTGAATGAACTGCAATCGGCCTTGTTCTCCATATGAATGCGATCTCAACATGAATGATCCCtatggttttaaaatatatgagtttgtgtgtgtgtgttttattcATTAGTTTAGTCTATGCATGATGAGGACTGGTTATCTACACaacaatttctcaaaaaattggGTTtcgcaatatatatatatatatatataataacgcACAGAAAGTGAATAATGTAATTGAAGGcaaaaatatattgttcatTTTCCCCCTACGTTTAATGATGTTACATGCATCGCtttattttattcctttttttttttttaatttttaatcaaaggACAGGTATaatacttgaaattaaaaagtcGGACAAGGTAATTATTAGAATGATAAAATGTTTTGCATGATGAAAATTGAAGTTCTTGGTGAATATACAGATCTAAATAAAAGATCAGTACGATGAAGGAAAGTTAGAGTTGAATCTTGTTTGATTGTTAATGACATATACTATGTGACCCGAGATCTCCCTCAACACGCAAGAACGTCCATCAAGCCCTTTGCCCTGGCTCCACGGCATTAATTTAGCTTGTTGACGGGAA is drawn from Populus nigra chromosome 5, ddPopNigr1.1, whole genome shotgun sequence and contains these coding sequences:
- the LOC133695198 gene encoding LOW QUALITY PROTEIN: serine/threonine-protein kinase STY17-like (The sequence of the model RefSeq protein was modified relative to this genomic sequence to represent the inferred CDS: inserted 1 base in 1 codon), with the translated sequence MSIEEDDDVESCGSRAVESYSATANPPGRHHHHHQRQKLEVYNEVLKRIQDSNFEEANAPGFDDHLWLHFNRLPARYVMDVNVERAEDVLMHKRLLQLAENPANRPAFEVHLVQVYPSWNGNFNDPVHSDPTMKEDAQSSYFTNKQGMLPPPTFGSSPHLEAFQAFRYNVEDGDGAINSTPCRSRPMHEITFSTVDRPKLLSQLTSLLAEIGLNIQEAHAFSTVDGFSLDVFVVDGWLCEETEELKNALEKEILKAKDQCFPNQLSVSLIGEQNKTGVKSLLDNVQIPSDGTDVWEIDTSQLKVENKVASGSYGDLYRGTYCSQEVAIKVLKPERVSAEMLREFSQEVYIMRKVRHKNVVQLIGACTQSPNLCIVTEFMAKGSLYNFLHKQKGVFKLPSLIKVAIDVSKGMNYLHQNNIIHRDLKTANLLMDENEVVKVADFGVARVQTQSGVMTAETGTYRWMAPEVIEHKPYDYKADVFSFGIVMWELLTGELPYSYLTPLQAAVGVVQKGLRPTIPKHTYPKLAELLERCWQRDPTQRPNFSQIIDILQQIAKEVGDEREDXAKDKSTDGFFSALIKGHH